The DNA region TCACAATCGTGATGTGTAGTGTGTAGGATTAGATATGCTGCTGCATCATTTGTAATATTGTGCTGATTTTCTTTTTTCCCATTCATTAAACATTATCAATCtaagataaaaataattcatgttccttttgttcaattcaaacttcttattttttttattttttttcatgttttctTAATCTGGAGGTTACCATTCCCTGTATTTTTTGGCGTGGGGAATTTGGAGATTGAGTTTCCATTGAAAGATTACAGAAAACTGCTCACACTCAACTGCTTCCTCCCCTAAATCAAAGACCATAACCGAaaactactctctctctctctctcatttattTCTTCAGCCAGCATTCAACTCGAAAACTTTAATGTAAGCAAGAATAGCTTATCTGGATTGATCCCTTCATCCATCTGCACCCTTCTTCCCCAGTACAACATCTTGATTTCTCCAACGACTTTGCAGGCTCAGTTAGTCAAGGTTTTGGCCACTGCCTAAACTTGCGGAGTTTATGAGCCGGTTACAATGAGAGATCCCATTTATTATTTGCAAGCTGTTGACATTGCCAGAAATTTCCTTATCggaaactctctctctctgggGTAATGAGCTGGCAGGTAGGATTCCTCCATATATTGGGAAGCTCTCCATCCCGGAATAACTACACCTACCAAGCTAAATGGCACCATTCCAATTCACGAGCACCCTAATGATGGTTGAACCCGAGGCCTGTCTGAATCTTCGAGTTCTTGCTCTAGGGAGGCAGTGGATTCACTGTCACTGGTGCTGTCCCATTGTGGCTGTCAAAGCTATCAAATGTAGAGGTTCTCAACTTGTCTTTCAACTATCTTAGAGGAATGATTCCTGGCTGGATCGTAGAGTTTCAAGACTTTTTCTACTTGGATATGTCAAACCACCTGTTCTCGGGCAACTTCCCAACTGAACTTACTATCAGTCAAGCAAAACTCTGATCTAGTTGAGACAAGACTGGAGTTACCTGTGTTTGTTAAGCCTGCAGACGTCTCTGGCTTGCAATACAATCAGCTTTCAAGCCTACCACCAGGTTCGTCACTTGGCAATAACAGCCTAAACGGTGCTATCCCGGATGAGAAGTTCATCACAGCCCTCAGACCTCAGTTGCAAGCAACTTCCCTGGTACCATCCTGATGATGCTTTGTCTGATCTCACTAACTTGAGAGAAATTGAATGTCCCCTTCCCACAGGAGCACAGTTCAGCACATTCTCTATTTGAGCTTTAAGGAAATCCAGAGCTCTGTGGTCCAGCGGATGTGCTCTGATCATCCGACCCAATCTGCAGCGATGAGAGGAACAAATACTTGTCTTCACAGCTTAGACATGCCCAAAGGGCTGTAAGCTAATGAGATATATTGATCTTGATATGTCTACTATCAGTAAGTACAGATTCACACAGACATTTCATGTGTAGTGGATGATAAATATAGAATGTGGTGTAACATTCACCaaacttcattttttttgtcgAGAGAATCCACAAATGATAAATGAGATATTACTCTAAGCCAACATCATTTATTGCAATCATTTCCACACTTACTCTACACATTATACGATATTGTACTAGATGTTCATAATAAGTTGGTAAATGTTGGATCAACACGAATTGTCTGTTACACCACTACAGATACAGATAACTTTTGCTCTTTATTTTCCTTGGGTATTGGAATGAAGGGCTGATTGAGGAGCCACAGAGAGCTTATGTTATTACATGGTTGGCACAAAATAAAGCTATTCTCTCCCCCTCGCCCAAAATATCCAGCAGAAGAATCACAGTCGCGCCTTTGCTGCAGGAGATGTTGCGGCAGGTGCACTCTGCACATAAATTGACTTCAAAGTGAGTAGTAAATATATATAGGTGACTAAGGCCACAAAAGTTTATCACAGAGAGAAATATCCGTGGAAATTCAGCAATTTGTTGCTGATTATCTCTCCTTGATTGAATACAACTGAGAAGTGGGCATTATAGACAAATGCAAGACCAAGTAGGTTATCATATCCATATGCATAAGGACTCACAAAATCAGATTAAAGCATACAAGCTAATGAGGAAACTAATCAAGAAAGGAATAACAAGTTGGTATTTGACAAGTGCAAATGTTAAACACTGATTTAGGATTTTCATAAGTTGATTTTCACTGAAGTTAGGATTCATTAGTTTTTGTTATATCTTATGACAATGCATTACCATTAGATTCAAAATCCTTCAGGAATCTAACTATTGAAAACATCGATGCAAAAAGACTTATAAAATGTTAGATATGAGTTGATCTTTGATCTCCGTCTGATGCCAACTACATGAGTTTTATGACGTGGCGATTATGATGTGAAACCTTCTGCCAATGCCAGTTATTAAATACTCCTTAGCAAGTAAAATTAACTACCTATAGACTACCATGATATTAGAAGTACATTTTCTTTTGGAGAGAAAATACATTATTATATAACTAAAGTGAAAGACGTGTAACATGATATTAAGCTTAAAATAATTACCAATGGGATGCCTCTGGTTGCTCTTTCTTCCAGATACCGTGATGGTCTGAAGAAGTTACCATATAGTTCAGACCACTTCTGGAGACTTTTGTATATGATATCTGCTCCAATGGTGTCTGCCCAGAAAATAATACCGCCGCTGCCACAGTAAACAAAACTTTTTCGGTATTACTTTTCCAACATAACTAATACAGAGtagttataataaaattttcttgGAAGATCATGTCTGAATTTTTCTAATATAACTAACAGCACTGGTTATTTTCTTGGAAGATATGTTGGGTATGTAACACATGATTATTAATTGGCCACATCATACGATTATATCCAAAAGTAATTGAGAGTACTTAATTAGAATGTGCATTTCACTATAGATTCTAAATAGTTCGTGAGAAGGTTTATTCGTTCCTTCTAAGCTTTTTGCGTCATTTGAGAGAGGAAACTAGACTACCTAGCATTTTATGTCATTTGATCCAATAAGCCCATGAGAAAACTGAACAGTGAAGCATGGAAATGGTAAGCAATCTTAAATTTGCAAGTTGAAGATAGGGATAAACAACAGACCGATAAGATGGGAAACTCATGCCAAGAATAGAGGCAGTATCAAGATCCGATGCTCGGACAACCACCCCTTCATCTAATACACGACATGCTTCATTCACTACTGGAAACAGTATCATCTGAATAATTTCTTCATCGGTAACAGATATAGGCTGCATGGACAATTccagaatatatttttaatgtcGAACAGAATTGAATATGTGGCGAAGGTAAAAATATTAGAGACAAGGATAACAGGTTTTATGCATGTCTTGCttatgaattaataaaatattactgtACCTTGCCACCAGGCATGATATTTATAGTTCTTCTAGATTCCTCTATTATCGGGAGCACGGAAGGATCAGGTTTGGGCTTGCTTCCTTTCTCAAAGATATAATATCCTTTTCCGTTATTTTTACCTGCAAAATTGTGACTGATATCTGTAAGTATGATTTAAGATGAAATGAAATCCTTCTACAACAAATAAGAAGATAATTTATAACTACCATTTCTCCCATTCTTTAAAAGAAGCCCAACCAATGGAGATTGAAAGGTCCTATCAGGAAATGATGTACGGAATATTTCTGTTGTTGCAACAACTACTCCATAACCTGCAACATCCTGAAGCCTGTAAAAGTACCAAAATCATATTCATCAATAGTTTTCTATCAAGAATCACAATTATTTTGGAGGTGATAagtataaaacataaataataatattatcagtAAATCTCTAATATAGGCAACTTCATAACTGGAAAAGATGCCAACCTCAGCTACAAAAAGAAACTTGAAGATGACTGACTATGTAACGAAAGGAAAGAAAATTACTGGAAAGGCCCCAACGGAAGGCCAAAGTTGCTAATAAGCTGATCAATTCTAAATAAATCAACTCCCAAGTGTAACAGAAGATGTGCACTCTGACTGTAGGGGAAGAAGGCCCTATTCACTGCAAAACCAGTGCAGTTCCCAACTACAACAGGAACTTTCTTTATGATcttcccaacattcatcaaatCAAGAATTACTTGTGCAGAAGTTTCCTCCGTCCGTACAACTTCCAAGAGAGGCATCACGTGAGCAGGGCTGTCAACAATTGCATCTCAATTAGCAATTGAAGCAATTTATGATAGCAGCAGAAGGTGACAGTATTTGATAACTTGCTCCAAATTTTATACATAGCTTCTTCagtggaaataaaaaatttgcatCCAAATTGAAAACttataacatgattttactATTTGTTTATTAGATGTATTAGACTGAAGTTCACTAAGTCGGAtgtcatgatttttttttacaaagtcATTCAAGAGGGTTCGGAATTAGGATAATTCAGTTTAGTTTTGCTGAAATGGGGACTGCATGTGAAACTGCAATAAAATGAAGTTCGTTCACTGGGATTGCTAAATTTGTAAGATGTGACTAGTTTGCAAAAATGACTAAGGTCGGCAATTCTTTGGTAAAGAACAAACTAAGCTAGGATAATTGCAGTCAAACTCTCTATCTGTTTACTCAACTTTTTTGCCAGAATAATGTCCAACAGAAAAATGCCAAACAAGTTCTTAGTTTATTAGGGAAATGTGTACCTGAAAAAATGTGCGCCAATTATCCGATCTTGTGATTTGGTCTTTTCTCCAATTACATTGAGGTCAATGGTAGAAGTATTTGAAGCCAAAATACAGTGAGGTGGGCATGCCTTCTCAATATCAGCAAAAATTTTCTGCTTCAGAGGAATATGTTCAACAACGGCCTGAAATAAAACACATGTCAGAAGAATTGCAAACTAGATAGAAATTGTACCATTGATTAATCACATCCTAAAAGTGCTGCAATCTAGAGTTGAATCAACTATGATATGTTAATTTATAATGGAGCAGAACTAAAATTTAATGGTATTGAACACTGGAGATTAGATGCAAATCATGATTCACAGTCTATTATCTGATATCTATAGAAGACACTTCAAGACAGTGAGTAGACCATGGAATATTTTTCAGGGAACTACCAGACCTGGTCATAGGTAAATATTAGGATAGCTTTAATATGAACCAAAGACTGGTGCTGATATCCATAATCTAGAAAGGCAAATGTGACATTTAACTGCTTATATTATGGGGTTAAATTGCAAATTTGCAAGAACTTACTTCAATAACCATATCCACATCCTTGAAATCAGTGTAGTCCAAAGTGCCTTTAACCATCAAAAGGGCTTTCTCTGCTTTATCCTTTGCCAATTTTTTTCTTGATACAAGACCTCGGACATTCCCTTCAAAATAAGCACAGAAATGATAAGTCATAGAAATTCAATAAAGAGCAAAAAAAACATCCAAGCCAGACTGAACTGTAAACTGTCATATTTGTAATCAGACAGATATCCATTGTCAACATTTGTTCTGTTGGTTGGATGGAAAAAACAGGAAAATTCAAAGATTTGTTGATAGCAAGTTATAACTAACCTTCAATTGCTTTTATTCCCTTCAGAAGATACTCAGAGTTGATTTCTTTGAGGATGACATATATATCACTCAAAATCAGTGCTGTAGCTATGCCAGAACCCATTAGCCCTCCACCAATAATAGCGACTTTCAATATTTTCCTTGGTTTTAGTCCAATGTCAGAAACATTTGGAACCTATATCATTATACGTTAGCTTTCTATTAAGAAAAAGATGCAGAAATTTCAAGTAATAGCTTTAATGTTCAGAAACAATAAGATGCAGCATGGCAGCCCTTTCATAAAGATTTTTATGGACTGTGACAGAAATTTTGTAGACATGACAGTATGACACAGATGATGGTGCTACAGTGTACAATACTTCACTCGGGCTTGTTTCTAATCGAAACAATACTCTGATTCTTATTCCATCAAacccattattttttttataaaatgtgcCCTGAAATACTTTCTTTACAAATTGGAACGATTCTAATCAAATAACCCTCCGAGTACAAAATAATTTATCCATCTTAGTCGAAATTTCAAAAGGCGTTATCAGCAACAGACTTCTGAGACTCAGTAAAAGGCTCTCCACCCTGTAAAACTACAACTGAAGAAAGGTGTCTATTATATGCAAATGTAACAATTTGTTTGGGAATCAATGTCCAAGTACAACAGTAAGATGTAATCAAAACTTTTGTTCTGGAACAAGGAGGAAGCCACACCATTTAATTAGGAGCAGGGATAACGATTCATTCATTCAAGTAAAATCCATAACTGTAATATGTCATAGCTTTATATTAGCTAATAAAAATGAATACCAAATAATGAATTACTTTTATATCTCCAATAAGTCATAGCTGGAGAGAAGAAGTGTATCTTGTAGGATGTCCATGACCTTTTTCACTTGACCAAAGTGATCACAAGAAGATAATTTACATCTTGCAGGATGTTTCAAGTTTGAATGGTTCCAATGCACATACAGACACTTGTGTGGACAATTTTTCTAAAGAAACCTCAACATTTACATATGTTCTATTCCCATTCTTGATAAATCATACAGTATAAGTAGTAGTTATCACAAAAGTTGTTTGCTGGGTGACTGTACCTTACTTGTTGCCCTTTGAGAAAAAAATGCATGCACTAGACCCTTTGATGCGTCTGTAAAGATTAGATCTTTAAATACACTTGACTCCTGCAGAAAACACATGCTGGTAAGATGCTAAAGTGCAATGGGAATTTCCGGAAATCCATTAATATATCTTGCAAGACGAATGGCTAAACAAGAAGTATTATCTAAATTGCATAAGATAACTTTGCCATCCCAAGTTAAAAGTAAAATTACCTTCAAAATTCCATGATAACCACCATGAATGATTCCTTCCTCAATTACATCAAGACATGCCTGGTGCTGAGgcacatttttaaaactctGTTTGGCCTGCTGCCTTGCTGTTTTTATTATATCAACCACTTCTGGCACGGAACCAAGTTTGTCTATCCTATGAAGAGAGCGTATCCATGGTTTGCGCCTCTCTATGATGTCTAGTGCCCACTGGCGGGATGCTTTTATTAATTCATCAGAAGGAACAACAGCATCAACAAGCCCTAGACCATTTCCTTCTTCTGATGTTATTGGTTTAGAAAACTGTAGCCGGTAGCACCACCAAAGAGCATTAAAACAATGCAAGTTTCCCAACACATTGCATGAAGACATGCACTGATAAATGTTGTTCTCGTGAAAACAACATTTATCATGAGAACGCGAAAACAATGCACTAAAGTATAAAATTAACGTATTCAATTTTTCCTAAGTAATGCGGTCATCAAACAAGGTGATGCATTCACGGTATATCTTCACAATTAAAAAAGGGTTGAAAACGGTTCTTTGTTGTAACAATAACTAAGGGTTCTCATTTGAACATATGAGAGGGATCAAATAAGTTCACTTGTTGTTGGTACATTAGTCCAGAATCTGTTGTGTAATTTGCtgctataaaaaaataaatttacacATTCGAATTACACACCAGATTCAATAATTTTATACGCCCAATGTAGTGGACGTTGTACTGACAATAAGAAAGAGTCTAGTTCGTGTGTGTgtgcatatatatttatatatggaatggTTTGAATAAAAACTTCATACTGTGATAATGTAAGAAATTTTCATTGAACCTATAAAGCAATTGCACTGAACTCTACAGAAAATAACGCTAATTACTTATAGGTTCAATGCAGTTACTTTAAACGTTCTTGATATATGTATTGGAGACCTACCAGCATAAGTTCAAGTGCTTTATGAAGCCCAATAAGCCTAGGGAGACGCTGTGTACCTGGAATAGTACCATGACCAATATAAAGATCAGATGGTGTAAACTGAAATTGTCTGCTTTGAGATacgaaaatgaataaaaatagtactacaaTATTGCAGGAGTTCATACCTCCTGATCCAGGAATAACACCAAGAGTAAGTTCAGGCAGACCAAGTAGTGTTTTTGGCGTAGCAATTCGTGCATGAGCAGCCTGCAAAATATTTGCCATTATGATTGATTGGAAATAAGCTTCATGACATATAATAAACAGATGTAACATTGGACACATCGAAGCAAGTCAGAGAAGATCACGAACCAAAGCTAGTTCCAATCCACCTCCAAGTGCAAGTCCCTGCAAGGCAGCAACAGTAGGCTTCTTTCCATCTAATGAAAACAACATTATTAAGCCTCAGACAAATTAAGTACTAcgtaaaaattaaatttcaaaattcagATATGACAAATTATAGGAGGACCTTCTATTACATTCACCGCAACACTAATAGACGTCTCAGGTAAGATGGAAACATCTCCTGCACAGTTAGAAATTCAATGTATTCTCGAGCATGAGGCACGGGTTATAGCATAATAAAAGAAGAGAAGGTCATTAAAATGTTAGTACATAATAACCTGTTTTATGCACCCTCTCAAACACATTTATGTCAAAGCCACCAGAGAATTTTCCAGCATCACCTAGAAGTTGATTAGACTCATAAATCAGCTATCAGTTAAAGCAAGAGGCAAAATATCCTCCACACAAAGACAGAGCTCAAAATAATCACAACCATCAAGTTCACCATGCCACAGAAATGGATCTGATATGGTGAGCTCGATCATTACTTGTAACTAATAAAAAGTATCACGAGACAGTCCACAATTATCTACAAACATTCGCACCTCACCATCAACACAGAATATGCATCTGAAAATGAACTTTCACCGGTTTTCAATGTGTTGGCGAGCCTAACTATTCGGTTGTATCCTCTACGACTAACAAAGcctcaaaacacagaaaatacaaacaaacaAATAACTAAACTGAAACCATCATCCATCGGTTTTAAAAGTGAACTGAAAACTACTAAAATTCTGGCATCTAACGGCATGGATCAAGCaagcaaaaataaaatagagatttaCCGGTAAGAACAACAGCTTTGACGTCGTCTCTTCTCATCGCCTCAGCATACTTCTCCTTCAGTCCATCAAAAACttgaaaagagagagagagagatcaaaACAGAATAATGCGACAGGTCCATTTCTGCGAGAGAGAAGCTGAGCGAAGCTTACTGGTGAGGGCGAGAGCATTGACCGGAGGATTGGAGACGGTGATGACCGCAACGCCGTCGTCACCGACCTCCATGATAACTCTAGGCAGCCTCATGTATAGCGCGTGTGTCTTCGGGAATAGCAAAATAAGCAGAGAGATAGCGAGTGAAACTGAAAATGAAGGGGATCTGATTTGGTATTTATACAAGTAGAATATACAGCAAGAAGATTGGGTAGAATTGAAGTCCAGCGGGGGAAGGAAAACTACGCCGCCCACATTAGTTATTTACGGAGCTAATTTTCTACAATTACTTACTGCGTTTTTGTATCACAGTCAACTTGGCTACGAATGCTTTTGCACTTTTCACTATCCTTTTATATgtggaaattaatttaattcacacaacATTTTACTTTGTGATATTCAGATCTCatcaaattaaatcaattttgCTTCCGAGTTAATATACCTATCCACACCAACTTTGtatatttgaaaaaattattaCATTGAAAATACATAAGCTTTGAGCTTTTTCTAATTTTGCACATTACCATTTTTTTTCGAGAAATTTTGAAAAGGGGGATTAAATTCGCAAGCCTTTCGAAATTAGGGATTAAATTCGTTGACCTTTCAGAAAATGGGATCgagacatgcgaatttttcagaataagggattttgatttttttctaaattttctctttttaaaaaatatttccttCATATCATTTGTGAATTGACCAAGCTATCCtccctcttcctcctctcttttaCTGCATACCTTTTACGAGAACAAAAATTCAAGACCTAATTTGCTAAAACCCATAATAACATGGATAATTAAATTGAAGCAATGCTAAGAAGAAGACAagcataaactaaaaattgtgGAAATGCACTACTTTGCGAGGCTGTATTGATGAGTAGAATATTGTTGTGGATGAATTTTCCTTATATTTTCCAGTTCGAATTTAGCCCCTAATTTTATAAAAGTAAGACAACAATTTTACTTCAGTCTTGGAAACCATAGCAATTGGAGTTTGGGAGCTGAATAAAATGGCCAGAAGCCACTTGGCAATTAGTGACTGAGGAGGTTGGAGGCAGTTAAGAGAGAATGAGGGTGGAGGCAAGTGGTGATGAGAGGAAGGTGGGGCAGTCGGTGAAGGAGGAGGGTGGAAGGTGGATAATTTGGTCATCTGTAATAGctggaaagaaaaaaagaaaagataaaatagaaaaaagccAAAATCTCTTGTTCTAAAAAATTCGCATGCCTCGATCCCATATTCTGAAAAGTCAGCAAATTTAATCCCTAATTTCAAAAGGCTTGCTAATTTAATCCCTttttccgaaatttctcttttttttcaaatactataatttccccagttttttttatctaactTATATATTACCCGAACTTAAACCACCCTAAAGTCGAATATGATATGTCCAAAATCATAATTGGCGtggtttttaaaaaatttacttTGATTTTACCTTAAAAGATGTATTAAAAAAACTAGGGAGTAATTATCTTGATGCAAAAGTTGGCTTAATTGCTTTTTGAAAACAAACGGTATAATTCGATAACCTTTATTGATAGTATTTCAAAAAATTGTGACGAAGCTAAAGGACTTTTCACAAAGCTACGAACATATACAATGTGTTTTTTTTCCACTTCTCAAAAATACTATGCATGCCAAAAATTCACAGGCAATTTGAATAcagtgtaatttttttaattttgagcaTTTTTCTGAAACATGATGAATATTGTGTAAGTTTTTATGCTAAATTTGTGATATATTTAAAGATATTTCCAAATATTTATTACAATTCACTTAAGTTGTTTACCTATAAATTATGATAGATGACATTTTGTTTAATATTACCGACAGAGATCGCACATCGTTGAAAACACCATCAATTATTTTCGAGACAGAATTGGTTAACTGTCATCTGAAAATTGATATTATCATGTATACACTTATGACTTAACCACTCGCCTACGGATGATGACCTTCATTAATTCTAATATTAAAAAGGGATATTGGCACCTAATATCATGTAACTTTTAAAAAAGTTAGatttttcccatgaactttaaaattgggaaataatatcacgaactttaccccgagtttgttatttcccaccagtGAAAAAATTCCGGCTATATTAAaagattgaagaacaaatttggagagtgtgcttcaagaaaaactattctaaaagattgaaaatcttgaaacactcgaagttgttgtcgagaaattatgaaaaaaaattcgtatcatgatattattttctataatttttcattggtggaaaataacaaactcggggtaaagttcgtgatattatttgtcaatttcaaagtttgtGAGAAAAACCTAACATTTTGAAAAttccatgatattaggtgtcaatatccCTATTAAAAAACATTACTCCCATTTTCTAACAACAATGCCATgataaaaaattcaaacattCACTAATTAGGGGCTACGACCACAAGTCCACAACCCACAAACTGCTTTATACTAGCTTGGGATTCATGAAAACTAGTATTCCAAGACCCATATCATTACATCATAGTTGACACATAAATCTTACATATAATACACATTCTGTAAAGTAAACATAAACAAAATGGATGTAGGACATATTCAGCTTTAATTACCACAAGCTAATCACTGATACTTATATGAATACACGTGAGAAGTGTGATCTCTTTACCTGCAACATCATTGgaatttacttttttaattaaaatttattactccaGTTCCCAGTCAAATTATTCATTAATAATAGTAGAATTTAATCAAACCCTTGGATTATGGTCACTGAGTGATAATGTTCAAGTCAAACTGTGGGCCAAACATGAAACAACGACAATGATTTAAGTGACAATGATATTTCATTAGATATTGGAAAAATAGTTCTAGTCAAATCAAAATTGCCAtcattttaataagttaaaaAGCTTCTGAAAATGTTGTAGATTGATAGAGATGGAGGGATTGAGTAAAACTCCATCACAACCCTATTTCTCCAAGTCAAACCACGTTAATACTGATGCACGTAAATACGTAATTCGATATAAAACATGTATGTGACAATCTACTATTTTAAAGTTAACAGTTGAACAATGATATACATGCCATATTCTATAAAAGTTCCAAATTTATGAAATAATATctttaattactactatatatgCATTGGATCTGAAATAATTTGAAAgaatattaattgaataaaatattttatttaaaaaacatGATGTTTGAATAACAAAATTTTTACAGATCCAAATCataaacatattttaatttggcTGGGTTTCATGATTCAAATTAAGGATATTTACTAACCTTATTAACTATCCAGACTAAAGTAAAGGGATTATCATATCTGTATGTGTTGAGACAATCATATCTGCACTTGGATGTTTGTGACACTAATCAATGTATCCACTGACGGAACCAGTAAGGGCCAAGCCTAGCAGGGCTGGTTTAAAGAGACGATGGGGCTTTGAAGATTTATTTTTCTACttctatttttatgaaattttcgATAATAATCTGAAATTATTACTGATTACCAATTTACCACTGCCTTTGAAGACTAACTTACCGTTTTTCATATAATAAGGAGACAAGTCGCCGATTTTTGAATAATAGGGAAAGACTTAAATTTGGGAATCGAATTTTGCATgtaaaatagcaaaaaaaatgGTTGTTCTAAGAGGAAGAAGACGAcgtcataaaaataataattgtatattaaaaagGCTAAATTATAAAGGTGGAGTACTAGTTTTCCAAGAAGTGGCGTGTTTAATATTAGTTGTACTAAAATAAGGTGAACCTCGTTTTTAAATTGAATCTAATCCAtagttttattaaataaatttagaatgttaaaggaaataaaaatttaGAATGTTAAAATTACTATTTAGAAGGAATAAATTTTAAGAAGTTAACAAATAGAATAGTCAAATTAAGaaagttaataaaatttatattttaatattattaattttttgggACTTCTCGAAAAAGTTACAAATTTTGGTCAAATATTGGTgaatcataattttaaaattagccATAAACtaaattttctcaattttcaaTGATCATAAATTATGATGTTAAGCGTAGAAATTCAATGGTGGTATTGTCCGTATTGAGTTTTGAATGCACCTTAGATAGTATGTACTACAATTTTACTAAAATCCTCGTGAAAAATTGagataaatattaaaattcgtaGCTTGTATGACTAATATTCAAAATTACAGGACATATAACTGAATTTAACCAAAGTTCATacccctccgtcccataataagagtcctattttgccatttagttcgtcccacaataagagttctatttcacttttaccataaatggtaagtacaCCTCATATTCCACCAATTTATTACATTCACAATTTATTACTGTATAAGTGAGACGCATATTCCACTGACTtattcaaccaacttttctttacatttcttaaaactcgtgccataaCCAAATTAGACTCCTATTGtaagacggagagagtaatttttactactattacttTCTTAAACTTCAGCACCGGCTTATATAATTT from Salvia splendens isolate huo1 chromosome 9, SspV2, whole genome shotgun sequence includes:
- the LOC121747970 gene encoding peroxisomal fatty acid beta-oxidation multifunctional protein AIM1-like isoform X2, which produces MRLPRVIMEVGDDGVAVITVSNPPVNALALTIFDGLKEKYAEAMRRDDVKAVVLTGDAGKFSGGFDINVFERVHKTGDVSILPETSISVAVNVIEDGKKPTVAALQGLALGGGLELALAAHARIATPKTLLGLPELTLGVIPGSGGTQRLPRLIGLHKALELMLFSKPITSEEGNGLGLVDAVVPSDELIKASRQWALDIIERRKPWIRSLHRIDKLGSVPEVVDIIKTARQQAKQSFKNVPQHQACLDVIEEGIIHGGYHGILKESSVFKDLIFTDASKGLVHAFFSQRATSKVPNVSDIGLKPRKILKVAIIGGGLMGSGIATALILSDIYVILKEINSEYLLKGIKAIEGNVRGLVSRKKLAKDKAEKALLMVKGTLDYTDFKDVDMVIEAVVEHIPLKQKIFADIEKACPPHCILASNTSTIDLNVIGEKTKSQDRIIGAHFFSPAHVMPLLEVVRTEETSAQVILDLMNVGKIIKKVPVVVGNCTGFAVNRAFFPYSQSAHLLLHLGVDLFRIDQLISNFGLPLGPFQLQDVAGYGVVVATTEIFRTSFPDRTFQSPLVGLLLKNGRNGKNNGKGYYIFEKGSKPKPDPSVLPIIEESRRTINIMPGGKPISVTDEEIIQMILFPVVNEACRVLDEGVVVRASDLDTASILGMSFPSYRGGIIFWADTIGADIIYKSLQKWSELYGNFFRPSRYLEERATRGIPLSAPAATSPAAKARL
- the LOC121747970 gene encoding peroxisomal fatty acid beta-oxidation multifunctional protein AIM1-like isoform X1 yields the protein MRLPRVIMEVGDDGVAVITVSNPPVNALALTIFDGLKEKYAEAMRRDDVKAVVLTGDAGKFSGGFDINVFERVHKTGDVSILPETSISVAVNVIEDGKKPTVAALQGLALGGGLELALAAHARIATPKTLLGLPELTLGVIPGSGGMNSCNIVVLFLFIFVSQSRQFQFTPSDLYIGHGTIPGTQRLPRLIGLHKALELMLFSKPITSEEGNGLGLVDAVVPSDELIKASRQWALDIIERRKPWIRSLHRIDKLGSVPEVVDIIKTARQQAKQSFKNVPQHQACLDVIEEGIIHGGYHGILKESSVFKDLIFTDASKGLVHAFFSQRATSKVPNVSDIGLKPRKILKVAIIGGGLMGSGIATALILSDIYVILKEINSEYLLKGIKAIEGNVRGLVSRKKLAKDKAEKALLMVKGTLDYTDFKDVDMVIEAVVEHIPLKQKIFADIEKACPPHCILASNTSTIDLNVIGEKTKSQDRIIGAHFFSPAHVMPLLEVVRTEETSAQVILDLMNVGKIIKKVPVVVGNCTGFAVNRAFFPYSQSAHLLLHLGVDLFRIDQLISNFGLPLGPFQLQDVAGYGVVVATTEIFRTSFPDRTFQSPLVGLLLKNGRNGKNNGKGYYIFEKGSKPKPDPSVLPIIEESRRTINIMPGGKPISVTDEEIIQMILFPVVNEACRVLDEGVVVRASDLDTASILGMSFPSYRGGIIFWADTIGADIIYKSLQKWSELYGNFFRPSRYLEERATRGIPLSAPAATSPAAKARL